One region of Primulina tabacum isolate GXHZ01 chromosome 1, ASM2559414v2, whole genome shotgun sequence genomic DNA includes:
- the LOC142520292 gene encoding protein TILLER ANGLE CONTROL 1-like: MKIFNWVHRKLKDGSADQNAKNNNAISDESGDANQFLVDDNAFVDSVFGCWKGGILTIGTFGYDPLTKDAAEVDEQDYDHDLEFHVNDQGHESEELEWAENDETITDSEEEEVDDEEEEEDEANPLVYAVYSHDYEALLQRYDPVADYIKTYGNKDFDQVMMVMEENDRDADADMKKDRITLADLFSADHWDDDELQKKQSKKKLHELMEEKASSKKHSHGRLGFAKKLLLPGDSKDARPIHKLHRLVRRILKRKIHPVNKEVNESNMEVIPKVMNQSNSFQLLKIDGNGA, encoded by the exons ATGAAG ATCTTCAACTGGGTTCACCGCAAGCTCAAAG ACGGATCGGCAGATCAAAATGCAAAGAATAATAATGCTATTTCTGATGAAAGTGGTGATGCTAATCAGTTTCTGGTCGATGACAATGCGTTTGTTGATTCCGTGTTTGGTTGCTGGAAAGGAGGGATTTTAACTATAGGGACATTTGGATACGATCCATTGACGAAAGATGCTGCTGAAGTTGACGAACAAGATTATGatcatgatcttgaatttcaCGTCAATGATCAAGGCCATGAATCCGAAGAACTCGAATGGGCTGAAAATGATGAAACCATTACAGATTCCGAGGAGGAAGAAGTAGACGACGAAGAGGAAGAAGAAGATGAGGCGAACCCATTAGTGTACGCAGTTTACTCACACGATTACGAAGCGTTGCTCCAGCGGTATGATCCCGTGGCAGATTACATTAAGACATATGGAAACAAAGATTTCGATCAAGTGATGATGGTGATGGAGGAGAATGACAGGGACGCGGACGCGGACATGAAGAAGGATAGGATCACACTTGCAGACCTGTTCTCCGCTGATCATTGGGATGACGATGAGTTGCAGAAAAAGCAGAGCAAGAAGAAATTACACGAATTAATGGAAGAGAAAGCAAGCTCAAAGAAACACAGCCATGGCCGCCTCGGCTTTGCTAAGAAGCTGCTGCTTCCTGGAGACTCCAAGGATGCTCGCCCTATCCACAAATTGCATCGA TTGGTGAGGAGAATTTTGAAGAGAAAGATCCATCCGGTTAACAAGGAAGTCAACGAGAGCAACATGGAGGTCATCCCCAAGGTAATGAATCAGTCCAACTCCTTCCAATTGCTCAAG